From Pagrus major chromosome 9, Pma_NU_1.0, the proteins below share one genomic window:
- the casp10 gene encoding caspase-8, which translates to MSFQKLLLEVANDLNKDEVKAVAFLCTDLLGRNPASVESASDLFSRLRDRDELSAERPQLLTELLRIIHRHRLITHKLPDQAPSNIISPYRKLLYNLSEDLTADDLKDMKFLLNEKLPRRKLEDHVTTLEVFLEMEHNDLINETDLELLETLIQQICPMLKGLINQYKEQQETHSGPVAQETSRPRSNTYPSEEKVVPQSRVRTSTNEMREGLPSLAESSLNSSFTSMDVPNTFPGGDEFEALSHGVSGLSTSTSSCVSATVRIDASVMSPEENETCSGEQTSPTSVTSTDLGTYPMTAAKRGICLIINNYDFTKSKKKKLSKREGTMVDLECVRKVFSWLHFEIETHQDCTGEKMLSVMQDLGSRDHSQMDCLVCVILSHGNEGGVYGVDGDTVNIRELMEPFSGQYCSSLIQKPKMFFIQACQGTKEQTPVYLDSDGPTRGPVHRDAFEMKDSMPSVADFLLGMATVPSFVSFRERSRGTWFIQSLCQNLVKMVPRGCDLVTILTKVNADVSHKTDSSGMKKQMPQPAFSLTKKVVFPIPEAPPPRL; encoded by the exons atgagtttccAGAAGCTGCTGTTGGAGGTAGCGAACGACCTGAATAAGGATGAGGTTAAAGCTGTAGCATTTCTTTGCACTGACCTCCTGGGTCGAAACCCCGCCTCGGTGGAGTCGGCCAGCGACCTCTTCTCTCGTCTGAGGGATCGAGACGAACTGTCTGCTGAGCGACCACAACTGCTGACTGAGCTTCTCCGCATCATCCATCGACACCGTCTGATCACACACAAGCTCCCTGACCAAGCACCTTCAAATATCATCTCTCCTTACAG GAAGCTGCTCTACAACCTGTCTGAAGACTTGACTGCTGATGACTTGAAAGATATGAAGTTCTTGTTAAACGAAAAGCTCCCGCGGAGAAAACTGGAGGATCATGTT ACTACACTGGAGGTCTTCCTGGAGATGGAGCACAATGACCTCATCAACGAAACTGACCTTGAATTACTGGAGACCTTAATTCAGCAGATCTGTCCCATGCTGAAAGGGCTTATCAACCAGTATAAAGAGCAGCAGG AAACTCACAGCGGCCCTGTAGCTCAAGAAACAAGCCGACCAAGGTCTAACACTTACCCTTCAGAGGAAAAAGTG GTCCCTCAATCTCGTGTCAGGACTTCCACAAATGAAATGCGAG AAGGACTGCCATCACTGGCTGAG TCTTCCTTGAATTCTTCCTTCACCTCTATGG ATGTTCCAAATACGTTTCCTGGTGGAGATGAATTCGAGGCCCTGTCACATGGAGTGAGTGGTTTAAGCACCTCAACGAGCAGTTGTGTCTCTGCCACAG TGAGAATTGATGCGTCTGTAATGTCTCCTGAAGAGAACGAGACGTGCTCTGGAGAGCAGACGTCTCCGACTAGCGTCACAAGCACA GATTTGGGAACATATCCCATGACTGCAGCAAAAAGAGGTATCTGCCTGATAATAAACAACTACGACTTCACCaaatccaaaaaaaagaaactttcaAAGCGGGAGGGGACCATGGTTGATTTAG AGTGTGTGCGCAAAGTGTTTTCATGGCTCCACTTTGAGATAGAAACACATCAGGACTGTACGGGCGAGAAGATGCTGTCTGTGATGCAGGACCTCGGCAGCAGAGACCACAGTCAGATGGACTGTCTGGTGTGTGTCATTCTCAGCCACGGCAATGAGGGGGGTGTGTACGGTGTGGACGGCGACACCGTCAATATTCGGGAGCTGATGGAACCTTTCAGTGGACAATATTGCTCATCCTTGATACAAAAACCCAAGATGTTTTTCATCCAGGCCTGCCAGGGCACTAAGGAGCAGACGCCCGTCTATTTAGACTCTGATGGCCCCACACGAGGTCCTGTTCATCGCGATGCCTTTGAAATGAAAGACTCCATGCCATCCGTTGCAGATTTCCTGCTGGGAATGGCCACCGTCCCTTCTTTCGTCTCTTTCAGAGAGAGGTCAAGGGGCACGTGGTTTATCCAGTCGTTGTGCCAAAATCTTGTCAAGATGGTGCCCAG ggGTTGTGACCTTGTGACCATCCTGACAAAAGTGAATGCAGATGTTAGCCATAAGACTGATTCCAGCGGTATGAAGAAGCAGATGCCTCAACCAGCCTTCTCACTCACTAAGAAAGTGGTCTTTCCGATCCCGGAAGCTCCTCCTCCACGCCTGTGA